A portion of the Bifidobacterium lemurum genome contains these proteins:
- a CDS encoding glycoside hydrolase family 3 N-terminal domain-containing protein, producing the protein MAKRENRWVKPLVIAAIVVVVAAVCYLAYTKIYDMLFGGAVAVSMEDVYSTLNAIKWPIIIALVVIVAAVALGIGVRKQSTEIVKLVRWQAVVASVAAVVVAFSVITLNIEYSLINKVMTGSDGLSAATQEESLRLGEEITGEGIVLLKNEGDAMPLSTDTKLNVFGWASTNPTYGGTGSGSVDESTAVTLLEGLHNAGFETNETLTRFYEDYRSDRPVVGMQSVDWTVPQPTIEQYDDEGIFEDAQAYSDTALIVIGRSGGEGMDLPDKYSSESSYNKSQNGGDVVYSTQEDDIDSDKSYLELTNREIQMVERVTESFDSVYVVVNSANAMELGWLDEYDSIKGAVWCGGASATGFNALGEVLSGEINPSGRLADTYVYDLRATPTYNNYGNFEYENSTEITQSDENVAKFVNYVENIYVGYKYYETAAVEGVIDYDAVVQYPFGYGLSYTTFEEEISGFERNGSTTTVEITVTNTGDTAGKDVVELYYTPPYYNGGIEKASTNLLDFAKTDALEPGESQTLEIVFDDEDMASYDDQINKSYVLEHGEYTITLNTDSHTVVDSRSFTIDDDAIYNDDNDGKRSTDLVTATNQFDDARGDVVYLSRADHFANYDEATAAPTDMTMSEESMAVYQSKATFDAADYDDADAEMPVTGADNGLTIQDMTGLDYDDELWDDLLDQLTVDEMVAGVADGGFHMVSIESINSGESVDADGPAGLSSNFNDSMTGTAFPPAVVIASTWNKDLAEQRGTQVVVEGKELGITGWYGPAMNIHRSAFSGRNFEYYSEDGTLSGFIGAAEVTGATEQGMMTYIKHFALNDQETNRTNGLCTWATEQSIREIYLKAFEKSFKEGKSLAVMSSFNAIGARWAGSNSSLLQSVLRDEWGFHGAVDTDAMDPLADFYMDLNRGIRTGLTHGLSMGTYDGLIDDTESAGTVIALREAMHENLYAVANSTAVEKSAAMPMWAKCVIAADIIIALLLVGSEVLAVRAFMRRRNENAVTVVNSAD; encoded by the coding sequence ATGGCAAAAAGAGAGAATAGGTGGGTCAAACCGCTGGTCATCGCAGCCATCGTGGTCGTCGTTGCCGCGGTGTGCTATCTGGCGTACACGAAAATCTACGACATGCTGTTCGGCGGCGCGGTGGCCGTCAGCATGGAGGACGTGTACAGCACGCTCAACGCGATCAAGTGGCCGATCATCATCGCGCTTGTGGTGATCGTCGCGGCGGTCGCGCTCGGCATCGGCGTGAGGAAACAGTCCACGGAGATCGTCAAGCTCGTCCGCTGGCAGGCCGTGGTGGCGTCCGTGGCGGCGGTGGTCGTCGCTTTCAGCGTCATCACCCTGAATATCGAATATTCGCTGATCAACAAGGTGATGACCGGTTCCGACGGGTTGAGCGCCGCCACGCAGGAAGAGTCTCTTCGACTCGGTGAGGAGATCACCGGCGAGGGCATCGTGCTGCTGAAGAACGAGGGCGATGCCATGCCGCTGAGCACCGATACCAAGCTGAACGTGTTCGGCTGGGCGAGCACGAATCCCACGTACGGCGGAACCGGCTCCGGCAGCGTCGATGAAAGCACCGCGGTCACCCTTCTCGAGGGACTGCATAACGCCGGATTCGAGACCAACGAGACGCTGACGCGGTTCTATGAGGATTATCGTTCCGACCGTCCCGTGGTCGGCATGCAGTCGGTGGATTGGACCGTGCCTCAGCCGACGATCGAACAATACGATGACGAAGGCATCTTCGAAGACGCCCAGGCGTATTCCGACACGGCGTTGATCGTCATCGGCCGCTCCGGTGGCGAGGGAATGGATCTTCCCGATAAGTACTCCAGCGAGTCCAGCTATAACAAATCGCAGAACGGCGGCGACGTCGTCTACTCGACCCAAGAGGATGACATCGATTCCGATAAAAGCTATCTGGAACTGACCAACCGAGAGATCCAGATGGTGGAACGCGTCACGGAGAGCTTCGATTCCGTGTATGTCGTCGTCAATTCCGCGAACGCGATGGAGCTCGGCTGGTTGGACGAATACGACAGCATCAAGGGCGCCGTATGGTGCGGAGGCGCCTCCGCCACCGGCTTCAACGCCTTAGGCGAGGTGCTTTCCGGAGAGATCAACCCCTCCGGCCGCCTGGCCGACACATACGTGTACGATCTGCGGGCCACTCCGACCTATAACAACTATGGCAATTTCGAGTACGAGAACTCGACGGAGATCACGCAGTCCGACGAGAACGTGGCGAAGTTCGTCAATTACGTCGAGAACATCTACGTGGGATACAAGTACTATGAGACGGCCGCCGTTGAAGGAGTCATCGATTATGACGCCGTGGTGCAGTATCCGTTCGGCTACGGCCTGAGCTATACCACATTCGAAGAGGAGATCTCCGGTTTCGAACGCAACGGTTCCACCACCACCGTCGAGATAACGGTGACCAACACCGGTGACACCGCGGGCAAGGACGTCGTGGAGTTGTATTACACGCCCCCGTACTACAACGGCGGCATCGAGAAGGCCAGCACCAATCTGCTTGACTTCGCGAAAACCGACGCATTGGAGCCCGGAGAGTCCCAGACGCTGGAAATCGTGTTCGACGATGAGGATATGGCCTCGTATGACGATCAAATCAACAAGAGCTATGTTCTCGAACACGGCGAATACACCATCACGCTGAACACCGATTCCCACACGGTCGTGGACTCCCGCAGCTTCACCATCGACGACGATGCCATCTACAACGACGACAACGATGGCAAGCGATCCACCGATCTGGTCACGGCGACCAACCAGTTCGACGACGCGCGCGGCGACGTCGTCTATCTGAGCCGCGCCGATCACTTCGCGAACTATGACGAGGCGACCGCGGCTCCGACCGATATGACCATGTCGGAGGAAAGTATGGCCGTCTACCAGAGCAAGGCCACCTTCGACGCCGCGGATTACGATGACGCCGACGCGGAGATGCCCGTCACCGGTGCCGACAATGGCCTGACCATCCAGGACATGACCGGGCTCGATTACGACGACGAACTGTGGGACGACCTGCTTGACCAACTGACCGTTGACGAGATGGTGGCGGGCGTCGCCGATGGCGGCTTCCATATGGTGTCCATTGAATCCATCAATTCCGGCGAGTCGGTGGACGCCGACGGCCCCGCGGGCTTGTCCAGCAATTTCAACGACAGCATGACCGGCACCGCATTCCCTCCGGCTGTGGTCATCGCCTCCACTTGGAACAAGGATCTCGCCGAACAGCGGGGCACGCAGGTCGTCGTTGAAGGCAAGGAGCTCGGCATCACCGGTTGGTATGGCCCCGCGATGAACATCCATCGTTCGGCCTTCTCCGGACGCAACTTCGAGTATTACTCCGAAGACGGCACTTTGTCCGGATTCATCGGCGCCGCCGAAGTGACCGGCGCCACCGAACAGGGCATGATGACGTACATCAAGCACTTCGCTCTCAACGACCAGGAAACCAACCGCACCAACGGATTGTGCACTTGGGCGACCGAGCAGTCCATCCGCGAGATCTACCTCAAGGCCTTCGAGAAGTCCTTTAAGGAAGGCAAGAGCCTGGCGGTGATGTCTTCGTTCAACGCCATCGGCGCGCGTTGGGCCGGCAGCAACTCGTCGCTGCTGCAGTCCGTGCTGCGCGACGAGTGGGGTTTCCATGGAGCGGTGGACACCGATGCCATGGATCCGCTCGCCGATTTCTATATGGATCTCAACCGTGGCATCCGCACCGGTCTGACCCATGGTCTGTCCATGGGAACCTACGATGGTCTGATCGATGACACGGAGTCCGCCGGCACGGTGATCGCCCTGCGTGAAGCCATGCACGAGAACCTGTACGCCGTCGCGAACTCGACCGCGGTGGAGAAGAGCGCCGCCATGCCGATGTGGGCGAAGTGCGTCATCGCGGCCGACATCATCATCGCGCTGCTGCTGGTCGGCAGTGAGGTGCTGGCGGTCCGGGCGTTCATGCGGAGGCGGAACGAAAACGCGGTCACGGTGGTGAACTCCGCCGACTGA
- a CDS encoding LytR/AlgR family response regulator transcription factor, whose translation MASNNPVPDHQYRGAVCDDDIDGLDFIERHLRRALSEHGVPMRLDVYARAEQLFAAIQRGTHYDILFLDIDMPRWNGIELTRGLRDLGFQSHVVFISNKEELVFQTFEVQPLFFLRKSHFLETLPLLAQTIAREFRKSSKKVVSVEELHSSRVYSFDIQQLVYIEAIGKQCLFVTTTSKTRIQCRLSAIAERLEPHGFVQCHRSYVVNCRFIFALSRDSLTLDDRGTLPIGRSHQQAVRDAFTSFICGTGAE comes from the coding sequence GTGGCTTCGAACAATCCCGTGCCGGACCACCAATACCGAGGTGCCGTATGCGACGACGACATCGACGGCCTCGACTTCATCGAACGGCATTTACGACGCGCGCTCAGCGAACATGGCGTTCCCATGCGTCTGGACGTATACGCTCGGGCGGAACAGCTGTTCGCCGCCATACAACGCGGGACGCATTACGACATCCTGTTCCTCGACATTGATATGCCGCGATGGAACGGCATCGAGCTCACACGCGGACTGCGCGACTTGGGGTTCCAATCCCATGTGGTGTTCATCTCCAATAAAGAGGAGCTGGTGTTCCAGACGTTTGAGGTGCAGCCTCTCTTTTTCCTCAGAAAGAGCCACTTTCTCGAGACCCTTCCTCTATTGGCGCAGACCATCGCCCGTGAGTTCCGCAAATCATCGAAGAAGGTCGTCTCCGTCGAAGAGCTTCATTCCAGTCGCGTGTATTCGTTCGACATCCAGCAACTGGTCTATATCGAAGCCATAGGCAAACAATGCCTGTTCGTGACCACGACAAGCAAGACCCGCATCCAATGCCGGCTATCCGCGATCGCGGAACGGCTCGAACCCCATGGCTTTGTGCAATGCCACCGAAGCTATGTCGTCAACTGCCGTTTCATCTTCGCGCTGTCTCGGGATTCGCTCACTTTGGACGATCGAGGGACCTTGCCCATCGGCCGCAGCCACCAGCAAGCCGTCAGGGACGCCTTCACGTCGTTCATCTGCGGGACGGGAGCGGAATGA
- a CDS encoding ATP-binding protein, with protein sequence MKNTFFYIDSLVKQRDYATLERYLDTELSYRLTALEEIDTGNPTLDLVLMQKVAEARQAHINVVTNLSVPANLPFRDQDVCALMLNLLDNAIDASKEQPDGPDRKEIRIAIAQAKNFLHITISNRIAYDVLQANAKLHTSKADKENHGIGLRVVRSIVKRYSGLIDFSTENHYFTVNVLLQFPEKPSIA encoded by the coding sequence TTGAAGAACACGTTCTTCTACATCGATTCGTTGGTGAAGCAACGTGATTACGCAACGTTGGAACGATATCTGGACACCGAGTTGAGCTATCGCCTCACGGCGTTGGAGGAGATCGACACAGGCAATCCGACGCTCGACCTCGTTCTTATGCAGAAAGTCGCCGAAGCGCGTCAGGCCCATATCAATGTCGTCACGAATCTGTCCGTGCCGGCGAATCTTCCGTTCCGGGATCAGGATGTCTGCGCGCTTATGCTCAACCTGCTCGACAACGCGATTGACGCGAGCAAGGAGCAGCCGGACGGCCCGGACCGCAAGGAGATACGCATCGCCATCGCCCAGGCGAAGAATTTCCTGCACATCACCATCAGCAACCGCATCGCGTACGACGTGCTGCAGGCCAACGCCAAGCTCCATACGTCCAAAGCCGATAAGGAGAACCATGGCATTGGCCTGCGTGTGGTCAGGTCAATCGTGAAACGGTACTCGGGACTGATCGATTTCAGCACGGAGAACCATTACTTCACCGTCAACGTATTGCTGCAATTCCCCGAAAAGCCGTCGATCGCGTAA
- a CDS encoding glycoside hydrolase family 1 protein, with product MTYRFPDGFTWGTATASYQVEGAIHEDGRTPSIWDTFCAEPGHVFDHSSGEFACDQYHRYPQDIALMKTLGIDAYRMSVSWSRIIPELGGPVNQAGVDHYLRVLDALRDNGIKPVVTLYHWDLPQYLQDRGGWPERDTALRYGEYAGVLARAFGDRVDTWTTLNEPWCAAYLGYGCGDHAPGIKDHAQALAAAHHLNLAHGLGVQAVRGELGDAARCSVTLNLSVTRAASDSPQDVAAKRRADLLNNEVFLGPMVEGRYDPELFSATEHVTDWSFVRDGDVETAHQPIDVLGVNYYSTNTVRWRDENSVEAVADDGPVATSPAGLDVHNDPIPAQESVETLPPTGELTAMGWNQDPQGLTDILVELAQRYPELELMVTENGSAWEDEVTLDPQVEGVPAGDDGFAVVPGKIVHDPQRVAYLDAHVKALAAAIDGGANVTGYYAWSLLDNFEWALGYTKRFGIVRVDYDTQERIWKDSALYYQRLVSTNGIPEA from the coding sequence ATGACCTATCGATTCCCCGACGGTTTCACCTGGGGCACCGCCACCGCGTCGTACCAAGTGGAAGGCGCGATTCACGAAGACGGACGCACCCCCTCCATCTGGGACACCTTCTGCGCCGAACCGGGCCATGTGTTCGACCATTCCTCCGGTGAGTTCGCCTGCGACCAATACCACCGCTATCCGCAGGACATCGCCCTGATGAAGACGCTGGGCATCGACGCCTACCGCATGTCCGTCTCATGGTCCCGCATCATCCCCGAACTGGGCGGCCCCGTGAACCAGGCCGGCGTGGACCACTACCTGCGCGTGCTCGACGCCCTGCGCGACAACGGCATCAAACCGGTCGTCACGCTTTACCATTGGGATCTGCCCCAATATCTGCAGGATCGCGGCGGATGGCCCGAACGCGACACCGCGCTGCGTTACGGCGAGTATGCGGGCGTGCTGGCCCGCGCCTTCGGCGACCGCGTGGACACCTGGACCACGCTGAACGAGCCATGGTGCGCCGCCTACCTCGGCTACGGGTGTGGAGACCACGCCCCCGGCATCAAAGACCACGCGCAGGCGCTCGCCGCCGCCCACCATCTCAATCTGGCGCATGGATTGGGCGTGCAGGCCGTTCGCGGCGAACTCGGCGACGCCGCGCGTTGCTCGGTGACGTTGAACCTCTCGGTGACGCGCGCGGCCAGCGACTCCCCGCAGGACGTCGCCGCCAAGCGTCGCGCCGACCTGCTCAACAACGAGGTGTTCCTCGGCCCCATGGTGGAAGGCCGCTACGATCCCGAACTTTTCTCCGCCACCGAACATGTGACGGACTGGTCCTTCGTGCGCGACGGCGACGTCGAAACCGCCCACCAGCCGATCGACGTGCTGGGGGTCAACTACTACTCGACCAACACCGTGCGTTGGCGCGACGAGAACTCGGTCGAAGCCGTCGCGGACGACGGTCCCGTGGCCACCTCGCCGGCCGGTCTTGACGTGCACAACGATCCGATCCCCGCGCAGGAATCCGTGGAGACGCTGCCTCCGACCGGCGAACTGACCGCGATGGGCTGGAACCAGGATCCGCAGGGTCTGACCGACATCCTGGTCGAGCTCGCTCAGCGCTACCCGGAACTGGAACTCATGGTCACGGAGAACGGCTCGGCCTGGGAGGACGAGGTCACCCTCGATCCTCAGGTCGAAGGCGTGCCCGCCGGAGACGACGGATTCGCCGTCGTACCGGGCAAGATCGTGCACGATCCGCAGCGCGTGGCCTATCTCGACGCGCACGTCAAGGCGCTCGCCGCCGCCATCGACGGAGGCGCGAACGTGACCGGCTATTACGCATGGTCGCTGCTCGACAACTTCGAATGGGCGTTGGGCTACACCAAGCGTTTCGGCATCGTCCGCGTCGACTACGACACCCAGGAGCGTATCTGGAAGGATTCGGCGCTGTACTACCAGCGTCTGGTCTCCACCAACGGCATTCCCGAAGCGTGA
- a CDS encoding alpha/beta hydrolase, with translation MQYMERVITGVDGSAARFIGYSIDNSPEVDMERRRPAVLVIPGGGYAMTSDREAEPIALRFLAAGYQAFVLRYSVAPSRYPTALLEAAEAMRLIREHADEWHVDPDAVAAIGFSAGGHLAANLATTAGDDTLREHGYDPDAVRPNALMLSYPVVTSGRLAHRDSFDNLLGGLAEDPAMLESLSIERHIDAKTPPVFVWHTMPDETVPVENTLMLIQACKNASVSVEAHLFPEGGHGLALANEETAWGGKGNIFPAVQNWTELAMDWANRTLR, from the coding sequence ATGCAGTATATGGAGCGCGTCATCACAGGCGTCGACGGCAGTGCGGCCCGATTCATCGGCTACAGCATCGACAACAGCCCCGAGGTCGATATGGAACGCCGCCGGCCGGCGGTTCTGGTCATCCCCGGAGGCGGATACGCGATGACCTCCGACCGCGAGGCGGAACCCATCGCCCTGCGATTCCTCGCCGCGGGATACCAGGCTTTCGTACTGCGCTATTCCGTGGCTCCGTCCCGCTATCCCACCGCGCTGCTCGAAGCGGCCGAGGCGATGCGACTGATCCGCGAGCACGCCGACGAATGGCATGTGGACCCCGATGCCGTGGCCGCCATAGGATTCTCCGCCGGCGGGCATCTGGCGGCCAATCTCGCCACCACGGCGGGCGACGACACCCTGCGCGAACACGGATACGATCCGGACGCGGTGCGCCCCAACGCCCTGATGCTGTCCTATCCGGTGGTCACCTCCGGCCGGCTCGCCCATCGCGACAGCTTCGACAACCTGTTGGGCGGGCTCGCCGAGGATCCCGCCATGCTCGAATCGCTGTCGATCGAACGGCATATCGACGCGAAGACTCCACCCGTGTTCGTCTGGCACACCATGCCCGACGAAACCGTGCCCGTCGAGAACACGCTTATGCTCATCCAAGCCTGCAAGAACGCCTCCGTCAGCGTCGAGGCGCATCTTTTCCCGGAGGGAGGCCACGGGCTGGCCCTCGCCAATGAGGAGACCGCGTGGGGAGGCAAAGGCAACATCTTCCCCGCCGTTCAGAACTGGACGGAACTCGCCATGGATTGGGCGAACCGCACGCTCCGGTAG
- a CDS encoding TetR/AcrR family transcriptional regulator: MVVAAWEKFRREPTNWSAASRSDVDTVARDVTGGRTFVKRKRMTQEERHLQILKAAMKVIAAKGFWGMSLQDIADEIGITEAAIYHYIQSKDDLLRMVLTEGYDTPDADEFNASSATLTDFDGHRVVYYPRYCLNIVLYNLQRPEMVRLYATLNGEALTPEHPAHMFFIGRQQRNWELVRSMNWILPEGYDEERFYHLYTLSMSAMDGLQYHWLADDSLDLLEEWLHFSDELFPAHTWEGMLGPSEYDPQSQRCLHPFTLQSRS; encoded by the coding sequence ATGGTTGTCGCAGCATGGGAGAAGTTTCGGAGGGAGCCCACGAACTGGTCCGCCGCGTCGCGGTCCGACGTGGACACCGTCGCCCGCGATGTGACTGGCGGCAGAACGTTCGTCAAACGCAAGCGCATGACGCAGGAGGAACGTCATCTGCAGATCCTCAAGGCGGCCATGAAGGTCATCGCCGCCAAAGGATTCTGGGGCATGTCTTTGCAGGACATCGCCGACGAGATCGGCATCACCGAGGCGGCGATCTACCACTACATCCAGTCCAAGGACGACCTGCTGCGCATGGTGCTGACGGAGGGCTACGACACCCCGGACGCCGACGAGTTCAACGCCTCATCGGCCACGCTCACCGATTTCGACGGCCACCGCGTGGTGTACTACCCGCGCTATTGCCTCAATATCGTGCTGTACAACCTGCAGCGCCCTGAAATGGTGCGGCTGTATGCCACGCTCAACGGCGAGGCGCTCACCCCCGAGCATCCCGCGCATATGTTCTTCATCGGCCGGCAGCAGCGCAACTGGGAGCTTGTCCGCTCGATGAACTGGATCCTGCCCGAAGGCTACGACGAGGAGCGCTTCTACCACCTGTACACGCTGTCCATGTCCGCGATGGACGGACTGCAATACCACTGGCTGGCGGACGATTCATTGGATCTGTTGGAGGAATGGCTGCACTTCTCGGACGAACTGTTCCCCGCGCACACGTGGGAGGGCATGCTCGGCCCGTCGGAATACGATCCCCAGTCGCAGCGATGCCTGCATCCGTTCACGCTACAGTCTCGTTCATGA
- a CDS encoding ROK family protein, with protein MGASRVLAFDVGLHFIRYSLFVDGRQGMPGTIATPVDSAESFYRALAAVADAQRDPIDGITVSFPGFIDTVRQRAITAGPLPALYGRTIGDELKRHLDRPVPVWMENDANCAAMAEYLSGNARNLRDFVLVTVDTGIGGAVFLDGKIHRGRDWRAGEFGMMMVNRGSGYLSLHDYASTTPLTRDYAEAFGVPEEAVVAGSLLQRLDDPQVQRIVERWADQLATGIFNVITVLDPECVLLGGAISREVTLLPLVREALDRIPYWRDFRTPIKRCRHSGNAGLIGAYYAFMTEVMNETVA; from the coding sequence GTGGGTGCGTCGCGTGTATTGGCGTTCGACGTCGGATTGCATTTCATCCGCTACTCGCTGTTCGTCGACGGGCGTCAGGGCATGCCCGGTACGATCGCCACGCCCGTCGACAGCGCGGAATCGTTCTATCGCGCGCTGGCGGCGGTGGCCGACGCGCAACGCGACCCCATCGACGGCATCACGGTGAGCTTCCCCGGATTCATCGACACCGTCCGGCAGCGGGCCATCACGGCCGGACCTCTGCCGGCGTTGTACGGCCGCACCATCGGCGACGAGCTGAAACGGCATCTCGACCGACCGGTGCCGGTGTGGATGGAGAACGATGCGAATTGCGCCGCGATGGCCGAATATCTCAGCGGCAACGCGCGCAATCTGCGTGACTTCGTGCTTGTCACGGTGGACACCGGCATCGGCGGCGCGGTTTTTCTCGATGGCAAAATCCATCGGGGGCGTGATTGGCGCGCCGGCGAATTCGGCATGATGATGGTCAACCGCGGTTCGGGATACCTTTCGTTGCATGATTACGCTTCGACCACACCGCTGACGCGCGACTACGCCGAGGCGTTCGGGGTGCCGGAGGAGGCGGTGGTGGCCGGCAGTCTGCTGCAGCGCCTGGATGATCCGCAGGTGCAGCGGATTGTGGAGCGGTGGGCGGATCAGCTCGCTACGGGCATCTTCAATGTGATCACGGTGCTGGATCCCGAATGCGTGCTGCTGGGCGGCGCGATCAGCCGCGAGGTGACGCTGCTGCCGCTGGTGCGCGAGGCGTTGGACCGCATTCCCTATTGGCGTGATTTCCGCACGCCGATCAAGCGGTGCCGTCATTCGGGCAACGCTGGGCTGATTGGCGCGTACTACGCGTTTATGACCGAGGTCATGAACGAGACTGTAGCGTGA
- a CDS encoding beta-galactosidase has product MQPLFDSFLFGGDWNPEQWPEETWERDIEMLEHAHINEATINVFSWTLLQPDEGEYDFATLDRIVALLVRHKFNIVLATSTAALPAWLVRTHPEVIRTESNGRRHVFGGRHNFCPNSAVFRALSGELASRVAERYAGTPGLKAWHIGNEYGGGGGMCYCETCAEAFREWLRGKYGTLEALNRAWCANFWSHTIVDWADVVPPVEYGDGIGTEKSVVSGLLMDYRRFQNESQLACYVNERDAVRRHDAATPITTNLMGTFKDLDYFAWGREMDVVSWDNYPGMDTPASYTAMCHDLMRGVGGGKPFMLMEQTPNQQNWFPFCKVKRPGEVRALSWQAVAHGADTVQFFQMRQSIGGCERFHGAVIAHDGTEDSRVYRETAALGAELARVGVSLMGAEVHARVAVIFDWESYWSLEGCVGPTAGFQYPQEVHRFYRALHRRNIPVDIIPSTTALAELKRYSMVVAPVLIMAKPGVGEAIEEYVRGGGRFVTGYMSGIHDEHDLVVPGGYPGPFRTVCGVWAEEIDALAPGDAIEVRLEDATVHGEIVASIMHLEGARALGVYGGGDFYAGTPAVTVNEFGQGRAYYVGTPLDQAGMDLLFGGIVDELGMESYVTPDGVEVSLRHCDDGRAFVFVINLTGLAQTVALPRLATGRAVLGEACDWESCDLGPYEVRVVAVG; this is encoded by the coding sequence ATGCAACCCCTGTTCGACAGCTTCCTGTTCGGCGGCGACTGGAACCCCGAGCAATGGCCCGAGGAGACCTGGGAGCGTGATATCGAGATGCTCGAGCACGCGCATATCAACGAAGCCACCATCAACGTGTTCTCATGGACGCTGTTGCAGCCCGACGAGGGCGAATACGACTTCGCCACGCTGGACAGGATCGTGGCCCTGCTGGTGCGCCACAAGTTCAACATCGTGCTCGCCACCTCCACCGCCGCACTGCCCGCATGGCTGGTGCGCACCCATCCCGAGGTCATCCGCACCGAATCGAACGGCCGGCGCCACGTTTTCGGCGGCCGCCACAACTTCTGCCCGAATTCCGCCGTGTTCCGCGCGCTTTCCGGCGAACTCGCCTCGCGCGTCGCCGAACGCTACGCGGGCACCCCGGGACTGAAGGCCTGGCATATCGGCAACGAATACGGCGGCGGTGGCGGCATGTGCTACTGCGAGACGTGCGCCGAGGCCTTCCGCGAATGGCTGCGCGGCAAATACGGCACGCTCGAGGCGCTGAACCGGGCGTGGTGCGCGAACTTCTGGAGCCATACGATCGTCGACTGGGCCGACGTGGTGCCGCCGGTGGAATACGGCGACGGCATCGGCACGGAGAAGTCGGTGGTCTCCGGGCTGCTGATGGACTACCGCCGCTTCCAGAACGAGTCGCAGCTCGCCTGCTATGTCAACGAGCGGGACGCGGTGCGCCGCCATGACGCCGCCACCCCGATCACCACGAACCTCATGGGAACGTTCAAAGACCTCGACTACTTCGCATGGGGTCGCGAGATGGACGTGGTCAGCTGGGACAACTATCCCGGCATGGACACGCCTGCCAGCTACACGGCCATGTGCCACGACCTGATGCGCGGCGTGGGCGGCGGCAAGCCGTTCATGCTGATGGAGCAGACGCCGAACCAGCAGAACTGGTTCCCCTTCTGCAAGGTCAAACGCCCTGGCGAGGTGCGCGCGCTGAGCTGGCAGGCCGTCGCCCACGGCGCCGACACGGTGCAGTTCTTCCAAATGCGCCAGTCGATCGGCGGTTGCGAGCGCTTCCATGGCGCGGTGATCGCCCACGACGGCACCGAGGACTCCCGCGTCTACCGTGAGACCGCGGCGCTCGGCGCCGAGCTGGCGCGGGTCGGCGTCTCGCTGATGGGAGCCGAGGTGCATGCCCGGGTGGCCGTCATATTCGATTGGGAAAGCTACTGGTCGCTTGAGGGATGTGTGGGGCCCACTGCGGGATTCCAGTATCCGCAGGAGGTGCATCGCTTCTACCGTGCGCTGCACCGTCGCAATATCCCGGTCGACATCATCCCCAGCACCACGGCGCTCGCCGAACTGAAACGCTACTCGATGGTGGTCGCGCCCGTGCTGATTATGGCGAAACCCGGCGTGGGCGAGGCGATCGAGGAGTATGTGCGCGGGGGCGGACGCTTCGTCACCGGCTATATGTCGGGCATCCATGACGAGCATGATCTGGTGGTTCCCGGCGGATACCCCGGCCCGTTCCGCACGGTATGCGGTGTGTGGGCCGAGGAGATCGACGCGCTGGCGCCGGGCGATGCGATCGAGGTGCGTCTGGAGGATGCGACCGTGCATGGCGAGATCGTCGCCAGCATCATGCATCTCGAAGGCGCGCGGGCGTTGGGCGTCTACGGCGGCGGCGACTTCTACGCGGGAACCCCGGCGGTCACGGTGAACGAGTTCGGGCAAGGACGGGCCTATTACGTTGGAACGCCGCTTGACCAGGCGGGTATGGATCTGCTGTTCGGCGGCATCGTCGACGAGTTGGGCATGGAATCGTACGTCACGCCGGACGGGGTCGAGGTGTCGCTGCGCCACTGCGACGACGGGCGTGCGTTCGTGTTCGTCATCAACCTGACCGGACTGGCGCAAACCGTCGCGCTGCCGCGGCTCGCGACGGGACGGGCGGTGTTGGGAGAAGCCTGTGATTGGGAATCGTGCGACCTCGGCCCCTATGAGGTGCGTGTGGTGGCTGTTGGCTAG